In Aquimarina spinulae, a single window of DNA contains:
- a CDS encoding DUF6443 domain-containing protein — translation MRNTKIQQYIILLVLMMSSTMMFSQLGDCGITSYRDADGDGWGDYNNKTCQLTIPSGYVSKYGDINDNNQWITNIPPKNFYRDADGDGWGNPNIVTYRSVQPSGYVTNNSDRDDSTSLITNIAPRHFYRDGDGDGYGHPGISTYRSVQPSGYVTNSSDCNDGSSAIHPNTVWYKDSDGDGFAIATKKQCSNPGAGYTLSVLPVTDCHDGDSSLNPNTIWYPDGDSDGWGTASDLGAVKRQCSQPTGYTQKVGDCNDNNINIHPETVWYKNSDGDGFASTSKVQCTNPGAEYTYEELPLGDCDDSDAAIHPNTVWYKNSDGDGFASTSKVQCSNPGAGYSLTVKPLGDCDDSNAAIHPNTVWYKNSDGDGFASTTKTQCAHPGSGYSLTVKPLGDCDDGSAAIHPNTVWYADTDGDGFGDPNVLKQQCIQPAGYVLNNNDQCPEKSGPQQGCIFIPHQLHLSNENYVFTRVYQKPMTSPDQIHYNKDVIESVTYFDGLGRTKQQIAIKASPDGKDIVTHIGYDEYGRQDKQYLPFESNTSCG, via the coding sequence ATGAGAAATACTAAGATACAACAGTATATAATTTTGCTTGTCCTAATGATGAGCAGTACAATGATGTTCTCTCAATTAGGAGATTGTGGTATTACTTCTTACCGTGATGCCGATGGTGATGGTTGGGGAGATTATAACAACAAAACCTGTCAGCTTACTATTCCCAGTGGATATGTTTCTAAATACGGAGATATTAATGACAATAATCAATGGATTACCAATATCCCACCTAAGAACTTTTATAGAGATGCCGATGGAGATGGTTGGGGTAATCCCAATATAGTAACCTATCGTAGTGTACAGCCTTCAGGTTATGTGACCAATAATAGTGATCGTGATGACAGTACCAGTTTGATTACCAATATTGCACCTCGACATTTTTATAGAGATGGCGATGGCGATGGATATGGTCATCCTGGTATAAGCACCTATCGCAGTGTACAACCCTCTGGATATGTAACCAATAGTAGTGATTGTAATGATGGCAGCAGTGCCATACATCCTAATACAGTATGGTATAAGGATAGTGATGGTGATGGTTTTGCGATTGCAACAAAAAAGCAATGTAGCAACCCCGGAGCAGGATATACCCTTAGTGTGCTTCCGGTTACCGATTGTCATGATGGCGATAGTAGTTTAAACCCCAATACGATTTGGTATCCTGATGGTGATAGTGATGGCTGGGGAACGGCCTCTGATTTGGGAGCGGTAAAGAGACAATGTAGCCAACCAACCGGTTATACACAAAAGGTAGGAGATTGTAATGATAATAACATTAATATCCACCCCGAAACCGTTTGGTATAAGAATAGTGATGGTGATGGCTTTGCCAGTACCTCTAAGGTGCAATGTACCAATCCGGGAGCAGAGTATACTTATGAAGAATTACCTCTGGGGGATTGTGATGATAGTGATGCTGCTATCCATCCTAATACAGTTTGGTATAAGAATAGTGATGGGGATGGTTTTGCCAGTACCTCTAAGGTACAATGTAGTAATCCTGGAGCTGGTTATAGCTTAACGGTAAAACCATTGGGGGATTGTGATGATAGTAATGCAGCGATTCATCCTAATACAGTTTGGTATAAGAATAGTGATGGCGATGGTTTTGCCAGTACGACCAAAACCCAATGTGCTCACCCAGGTAGCGGCTATAGTTTAACGGTAAAACCACTGGGAGATTGTGATGATGGTAGTGCTGCCATCCACCCTAATACGGTTTGGTATGCAGATACCGATGGTGATGGTTTTGGAGACCCTAATGTTTTAAAACAACAGTGTATCCAACCTGCGGGGTATGTATTGAATAATAATGATCAATGTCCAGAAAAATCAGGACCCCAACAAGGCTGTATTTTTATTCCTCATCAGCTTCATCTCTCTAATGAGAATTATGTGTTTACCCGGGTGTATCAAAAGCCAATGACCTCACCAGACCAGATACATTATAATAAAGATGTGATAGAGAGTGTCACCTATTTTGATGGATTGGGTAGAACAAAACAACAAATAGCGATCAAAGCTTCACCCGATGGTAAGGATATTGTAACTCACATCGGGTATGATGAGTATGGCAGGCAAGACAAACAATACCTGCCTTTTGAGTCGAATACTAGCTGTGGGTAG